DNA sequence from the Pseudorca crassidens isolate mPseCra1 chromosome 6, mPseCra1.hap1, whole genome shotgun sequence genome:
tcttctttcctcaccCTCAGGAATCAAGGACCTCATCTCTGCTGCACTGCCTGCCACCCTGTTCACTCCAGCTCAGCCGAACAGAGCTGAGTAACCTCACAGATTTCATGGAGTCCCCAGACTCAGAAACACAAAACTCCGTAAATCTACTCTGAAATCCACACTCTTAAATCCCCTTTGTCCTGTTTCCGGCCCATTCCTTGTCTATGAGTCACTGTCTGCCTCAATCCTATTCCTCCACCTAATTTCCTAATCCTGTGAATTTCTCCCTCCTCCATTTCAAGTATCTTTACCGAGTCAAGGTCAAATCCTAATAGATTTCTGGcatcctcctctttcccttctaGTCAGTGGGTCACAAAACCACCCCTGCTCACTTCTGGCCAGATTACCCAAAAGGGCTCCGTGTGAGGCGCAGCCACCCTACTGCCAAATTCCTTCTTCCGAACCACCCTCtgcccctaccccccaccccccatggtGATGGAGCAGGTGCAGAACGTGGCCTGGCTCTCACCAGGCCAGAGCCAGCCATGCCCAGGGAGGGCCCTGACTGGGACGGCATGGAAGCTGCGTGGATCACGGATTACTTGTCCCGCAGGACTGCTATCATTACTGACCTCGAAGAACAGATCTCAGAGCTGACAGCGATAATAGAGCAAATGAACAGAGCCCATCGTTCTGCCCAAAAACTGGTGAGTGGCCCTTGAGTTAACCGACATCTCTTTGGGAAGGGGAAAGGCCAGTAGTTTCAGATCACCTGCTATGTTCCAGGCAAGGCCAAGCACCTTCCTCCTGGGAGCCAGGCTGTCCAGGCAACAGCCCTGACTCCATCCTCACCCATAATTGCAAGAACTCAAGTCCCTCCTCTAGGCCTAACTCAATTTCCGGGAGTTCTCGGGGAGCCTCTGGCATGTTCAACGCCACTATCCTTTCCACACTAGGGGGTGCCAGCCATTTCCAGCAGGGCTGGCTGTGGCCTGTGCGGTGAGTTAAATTTCAGACCTTGCTGAGGCTCTTAGTAACCGCACCAGCGTGACCAGGACTTCAGTTTTGCTCAAAAGCTGCCCAGAAGCCTCCAGTACCACTTCCTGTTGCTGGTGAAGCTGCCATAGGCCACTCTCCAGAACCTGCTCATTTCCGTTTGCACTCTTCGTGTTCCCTGGGGATTCTGGGAACACTCCCTTTAAAATTCACCATTCATTTTATCACAGACTTTTCTTCTCCGCCCTAAGCAGAGGTGTCTGGTGGCCTGGACTGCAATGATACATCAGACCCATCCTTAGATCTCCTCCcaactcctcccctctcctccccatctGCCTATCCCCTCCTGCCACCAGCACCCCCCCCCGGCCCCGCCTCACTTGCCGTTACCGAACCCACATGTGAAGGGTGACTTCCCAGCAGGCCAGCCCCTCGCCCTCTGATACACACCAGATGTGTCTGAATCCTGTAGTGACCCAGCATAGGACTCAGGCTGAGACCTTCCCTTCTGAGGATTCATTCCTATACCTTCCTGAAAACCCTGGCAAGTTCATGGTCACCTTCCTACAAAATTGAGGCTcaggaagttaaataatttgcatGAGATCACTCACCTCACCTGTGGTGGGTTAATGGGCAAAAGGCACACTTTCAGTCACTGAAGCATCGGCCCTGCTGAAGACATATTTAGAGATTATTTCCATCGAGGGACCTCAGATTGGGATTCTTAAAATTCTCCCAGCTGTGAACACCCTACATTGTTGTGTGACTGTGCAGAAGGGGGGGTGTGCTGGCCCCGAGCCCTTGTCTCGGCTGGCAGTGTCTATTCCTCCTGAGGCACTGGCCAGAGGACCCGATGTGCATGTTAGAAGGGAGGTTCACCTGGAACTGAGCACTTCCTGCCTCCGGAAACAGAGCCATCCTGCCAATGAGGGCTTATTAACACTGGTTTTAAGTTCATCAAAGCAGGGTCTGAGTCTCAGGCCTCTTTGGCTCCTCCAGGTCAAGCCCTTTGCACAATCAACGATTGCTCAATTGAATTACGTATCCAAAAATCCGAAGGCCATGATCTTACAAAGAGATTACAGTCCAGCCAAAGAGGGCAGACCTGCCCACAAAATAGTGAAAGGGATGGTTTCCATGCACCCTTTGTGAACTGATTACGTACCAGACAATGCAGAGCAAGGCAAGAATTGTCCCGTTCCCTCAGTAACGATGTGCTTTCTGGCACTGCCGAACACAACGGGAGAGGCTTGGGGAGAGGGGCATACCCCGTGAATGGGAAGGCTTCTCAGAAGTTGCaggttggagtgggagtggggtcCTCAATCCTGTCTTGTAAATGCCAGCCTCGTTTCTAGCTCGCCAATGAAATGGATCTCCGCTGTGCTGAGATGCAGAAGAACTTTGAAAGCAAGAGGAGGTACACTTTCTGGCACAAGCTCTTGTGTTCTGAAGGTCCTAAGGCTCCTGCATCCTTGCAGGATTTCAGTTCACTGGGATTTCAGACAAGGCCAAATGGAACTGGGTGGCGAGGGGTAGGGGAGATAAGAGACATGTCTTTGGAGAGCAGAATGGTTTGATCTGAGGTCACTAAAATACAGCCCGGAGAAGGTTATTCCTGGCTTTGTAATTTCTCATCcaaatttcatttcaattataatctcCCTTTAAGTTGATTGCCGAGAAGAGCCGTTTTTTGGTTCTCCAGGAGGTTTTCATGGTAAACTACTGTTGTTCCCAGCCTGGTCTCTCCCCAcgcctctcctcttcttcctctcaccTCTACTGTCCCTGGCTACTAGGTCAAGTCTGGGCAAAATGGGAAGAAGGTATGGGAAGGGCAGGAGCCAGAGCTGTAGAGACAAAccaaggggaagaaaaaggaggtgTGTTTTCTGTGAGAGTGAGAAAAGCAAGAGTCCCCTTCCACACCTCCTGCTGGGCACCAGAGCAGCCCCAGTTGTCCTGCTGGAGAGAAGTCTTCCTAAGTGTCAcaaacttgctttttaaaaaattttttaattaattgacttATTTactaatagacttttttttctttttttactattttttatttttgcagtacgcgggcctctcactgttgtggcctctcccgttgcagagcacaggctccagacgcgcaggctcagcggccacggctcacgggcccagccgctctgcggcatgtgggatcttcccagacaggggcacgaacccgtgtcccctgcatcggcaggcagactctcaaccactgcaccaccagggaagcccctagactttattttttaaagcagttttaagttcacaggaAAAAAGAGCATAAAGTAGAGAGAATTCCCACATACCCCCGGGCCCCATACCTGCACAACCTTGTGTCATCACTGACATCCCACACCAATATGCGACgtttgttacaatcaatgaagCCTACACTGACACACACTGTTATCCCCCAatgtccacagtttacattaggattcactcttgatGCTGTACAcgctatgggttttgacaaatatttagtgaCACGTATCcgccattatagtatcatacagaataatttcattgccctaaaagtcctctgagctctgcctattcatccctctctccccactaacccctggcaaccactgatcttttgacTGCCTCCGTAGCTGtgcattttccaaaatgtcacatagttgaaatcatacagcCTGTAGCCCTTTCACAGTGACTTCTTGCACTTACcgatatgcatttaaggttcctccgtgTCTTTTCTTGGCTCAACAGCTCAtacagccttttattttttttaatatttatttattttatttacttattatttttatttttggctgcgtcggttctcagttgtggcgcacgggatcttcactgaggcatgcgggctcttccttgtggcacatgggcttctctctagttgtggcacgtgggctcttgagcacgtgggctctgtagtttgcagcacgcgggctctctagttgagccacgagggcttagttgctccgcggcatgtgggatcttagttccccgaccagggattgaacctgcgtcccctgcattggaaggcggattctttaccacgggaccaccagggaagtcccatatggCCTTTTATTTTAACACTCCTCTTGAACACTGCCGACATCTGCCTCCTGGAATGGAGGCTGGAGAGACCTTGGGCTCTAAAATTATCCTGCGTGTTAATCAGCCCACAGTTTCCCAAAAGGATTGTAAGCAAAGACTGTGCTGTTGGGGGGCATCCATGGCCCCCTGATGTCTCCATGCAAAATAGTGGATGGTGAAAACAGGGATCTCCTCACCCTTTTCTGGATGGATGTCAGGAGAATGTGTCAGGAAGTGAGGGCCCCACAGCCTGCCCACCAGCTGCCTGcgtgagggaggggaggtgggatcAGGTGAACTTTTCACGGATGACTGTGGCCTTCTCCTGGGGTCCTACGGGGAGCTCGAGGAGACTCACGCAGCACAGCTCAGTGAGCTGGAGAAAAACTACAAAGCAGCCTTGAAGGCAGAGAAGTTGGCTGCCCAGGATAAACTAGGTACGGTTGGGACCTGGGAGAATGACCCTGATGAAGGGGTAGCGGCTGACCCTGCAGATCTAGGGCAGAGGAACACCCACGGCCACGGGTGGACTCTGCCTAGGCTTTCAAGGTTTCCTTCTCAAGCCCAGGAAGAGCAAGTGGTTGAGAATGAAACTGAAAAAAGGGAAACCATGTCAAGCAATGTCCTCCCTACCCCCAGAAGTTTGAAGGGTCTGTGGCCAAGTTTTGGGGTCTGAGCAAGTCCCTTCATCTCCTTAAGTCTTAGTTTCCCCATCTAGGAATCAAGGACAAGAATACCTGCCTTTATCAGAGTGATTAGAATGTGAAAGCACtgtttaaagtatatttaaaaggTCTACAAACGTAATACTGTTCCAATTCAAcaagtttcctcacctgtaaaatgatggTGTTTCATTAAATTCTAACAGGCACACTGTGATTTGTGTGGCCTTAAAACCTGTAAGGGTTGTGTGGGCCATTTATCCCATTATTTATGCTGCCTTTGGGAAGGACAAAGTGTGTACCCTTCAGAATTCTGAGTTTATAGACTAATCGCCACAGGGAGAAGAATTTCTATAATCTCCTTATTTTCCTTtagcttacatttttaaaagatgatatttGTACCTTGCTGGTTTTCCAGTTCTCTAAAGAGAACATGTATTGTTTTCAAAACCAAGGTACACTaggaatgttattttaaaaagagagaaggttttgcttctgtttttccttcagtTGTAGGTTTGCCCCCAGGGATTAGTCCTCATACTTGgggtgcatcagaatcacctgagaagCATATTCTTGACAGATACTGAGCCTTGCCTCTGAAACTCAGCAGGTTTCGAGTGGGGTCGGGCCATCTAAATTTCTAATAAACTTCCAGAGTGATCGCTAAGGCAACACCATGGTTTCACCACCGACAAGATGAGTTTGAGGTACGGACGGTGTGCAGGAGAGCTCTCATTTGAATTTGAAAACATGTATTTCAGAGGAATAATGATGACcctgttgttttccttttgtccAGAGGATATGGGAAAGGAATATAAGTATCTGAAGAATATGTTTCATATATATCAGGTGAGATTCAGAGCTCCTTGGTGGattatgagagaaagagaagcaaggCTCATTCCTGGTTGATGACGTTGAAATGAATCTAGAGCTCTTGCCCAGAAAATCATTTCCTGAAATTCCCAGCCTCCTTGAACCTAAGTGGCCCtcaaggagaagagggaacctGCGGACTGTGATGGCAGCCATGCAGGACATGTCAGTCACCCAGACCCTAAAGGAGCCCGTTGAAAAATACATTCGTCATTACAAAAGTAATACCtgctcattgttttttaaaaaatgggaattcAAAAACcaacaacagggacttccctggtggagcagtggttaagaatctgcctgtcagtgcaggggagacgggttcgatctctggtccgggaagatcccaaatgctgcggagcaactaagcccatgtgccacaactactgagccggcgccctagagcccgcgagccacaactactgagcccgtgtgccacaattactgaagcccacatgcctagaacctgtgctccacaacaagagaagccaccacaacgagaagcccgcgcaccgcaacgaagagtacccctccctcaccgcaactagagaaagcccgcgcacagcaacgaagacccaacgcagccaagaataaaactaattaattaaaacaacagcaacaacagcagcaacaacaaaaagaatgaactatcaCCACCCCAAGACAACCACTGTTAATATTTGTACTTTGTAACATCTTTGATCTTAGTAAAGtactgggtcaaaaaggataaaCACTTGGAAGGTCtttgatgcatttggccaaattGCCACCCAAAAGGACTGTATCGCTCTGCACTGACTCTAGCAAGCAGGGTAGGGGGTACCTCAGAACACAGCCCATCCACTTAGCCAGCTAATTTGATGGAGCCCCAGGAAACCAGAATTAGGGCAGGATTTCATCCTAGGGGGATGAGAGAGTGGGAGGGGGGAAGTGGACAGGGGAAGGGCTGGGCCAGCAAGCCCCCCATCCTATGGTGACCAACTGGTCCTGGTTTGCCAGGGACTTTCCGGGTTTTAGCACTGACAGTCTGGAGTCCCAGGAAACAactcagtcccaggcaaacaatgacagttgataaaaaaaaacaacaacttggCATTTCCCTTGTTTCCCCCTGTGCTATTGATGAGTGATTCATGGTTCAGAGGGAGCTGACACGAGCATCTGCAACATGCTCAACTGCCTGTCTTCAAAGGAAGCCCAGTTCCAACAGGGCAAACGCCATGCAGAGTTCTCTTTGATCTTTAGGGTTCTGCAGGCTCTTGGGTGACTGGGCTGGAATTGACTCCCACCAGTCACCATATGGGGCCCCCAGCAAGGGTCCCAGGTGAGGGAAGCTGCAAAGGGCTCAGGGCTGATCCTCAGGCCAGGATGCAGCCTTTCAGGATGCTTTTCTTCATGGTACCTTTGTACCTCCACAGGACAGCATTTATGATGGAATGGAGAAGTGGTCAGAGAAGAAGGCAGAATGGGAGAAGGAGTGGGAAAAGATCCTGTTACAGCAAAGTGAGTACAGAAAgtttagactttttgatgacagatGCACCAAGAAACTAGCATTAAGTTTGGTCTCAACTTGAGGAAGGCAGCCTTGAAGTCACGAAGGATGATGGGGGAGCTGCATGGCTGGACTCCTGAATGGAAAGGTGCCTGGAGTCTTCAAGAAAGTGCAACAAGGATAGAGTCTTTTATGTAGTTTAGCCACCTGAGGGTCTCAACCATACCCTCCAGAACTCACTGATTGCAAGTTTGGCAATCATGTGCTGGAACGAGCTTGTGGACATCTGTAGGATTGCAGACTTGTTTTCTGGGTACAGGTGACCCCGAAGTTCCAGAAAAAAAGCTCTTGAATTAGTTTCAAATATTCACttgttgggggaggggcaacaCAGTCCATACTCCCACGTCCCCCCTAGAGGAAGCCATGtttgatatatttttcaattgagatatattttaattgatataaggtgtacaacatgttgatttgatacagtCATATAttgctgtgtattttttaaatatttccaacacttagcacagagcctggatcATACATAGTGCCCTATAGGACACTTTCCTACCTCCACTGAGCTTCttcataaatggaaaaaagagagagaaatctctGGAAACTGCTCCCTGACCTAGAGGACTAGTTGAGGTAGAATTGGGGGCTCTATAAACCTATTCCACATCCTAGCCCAACACAATTCAGATCAGATTTAGTTGATATTCACAAATCACGCATATAAATGCAGATACTCCCTGGGAAAGGTCATCCTTAAAGCCCTTCCCACCCTGGACTCCCAGGAGGTAGCATGAAGACCCTGGAGTCAAGGCTGGGGAATGGGGTGTGGAGCTGCTCCTGTCTGAGTCTTTACCTGGAATCTTGGTGTAGCATAGCCCACGTCATCACCCGGACTCCCAGCTACTCGTACTACGCTCATCCCATGTTGCCAGAGTCTATGCTAAGATGCTACGAGCAGTTTTGGAAGACCGGAATTTAGCTGCTCATAGTGTAGCTCAGTCCAGACTTATCTTGTGAGCCCGGGGGTTGCCTCCCTATCCACCCCTAGCACCACGATGCTGAAGAAGAACTTTGTGTAAGACCTGCACCCGTCCTTCCCCCTGTTTAGTACTGGGGCTCTGCTGGCAGGTTCCCCTGTCCCCCAAATACACTTAAGCCTAGCTCTGCCCCAGGGCTAAGTatacattttattgaataaattttattgaataaagaataataaattttattgctAGAAAAGTCACATGAGCCAAGAGTTGTATTTTAAGGTAAGGGTATCAAAAAAACATGGTGATTGCTTCAGCAGAGGGAATGGACAAAATAATAAGCAACAGATCTAAAATAAACTTCTGGTTTCCCTACTCTATTTAAcagaggtttctgtttattaatttttttttaatgaaagcttctttctttctttctttctttcttctttctttctttctttatttttggctgtgttgggtcttcgtttctgtgcaagggctttctctagttgcagcaagcaggggccactcttcattgcggtgcgcgggcctctcatggttgcggcctctcttgttgtggagcacaagctccagacgcgcaggctcagtagttgtggctcacgggcctagttgctccgcggcatttgggatcttcccagaccagggttcgaacccgtgtcccttgcattggcaggcagattctcaaccactgcgccaccagggaa
Encoded proteins:
- the FLACC1 gene encoding flagellum-associated coiled-coil domain-containing protein 1, with the protein product LVYCPCWDPWNLGPRKLIETPRPPRKTSPVKSKLTPPPPASKKQNYAQLITKSVIAPKLALYLIFHLEAQEIINVSPGYCFVRNREQICVTLGDEMSARKKHSESENMDKVRTSRTAIITDLEEQISELTAIIEQMNRAHRSAQKLLANEMDLRCAEMQKNFESKRRELEETHAAQLSELEKNYKAALKAEKLAAQDKLEDMGKEYKYLKNMFHIYQDSIYDGMEKWSEKKAEWEKEWEKILLQQSEYRKFRLFDDRCTKKLALSLVST